From the genome of Pseudomonas sp. AB6, one region includes:
- a CDS encoding Na+/H+ antiporter subunit C yields the protein MEEIIAIAIGVLAASGVWLILRPRTFQVVMGLCLLSYGVNLFMFSMGSLFIGKEPIIKDGVPHDLLNYTDPLPQALVLTAIVISFAMTALFLVLLLASRGLTGTDHVDGREPK from the coding sequence ATGGAAGAAATCATCGCAATCGCCATCGGTGTACTCGCCGCCTCAGGCGTGTGGTTGATCCTGCGGCCACGAACATTCCAGGTGGTAATGGGATTGTGCTTGCTGTCATATGGGGTCAATTTGTTTATGTTCAGCATGGGCAGCCTGTTCATCGGCAAGGAGCCGATCATCAAAGACGGTGTGCCCCATGACTTGCTCAATTACACCGACCCATTGCCGCAAGCACTGGTCCTGACGGCGATCGTCATTAGCTTCGCCATGACGGCCCTGTTTCTGGTGTTGCTGCTGGCATCGCGGGGCCTGACCGGCACCGACCATGTCGATGGTCGGGAGCCGAAGTAA
- a CDS encoding XRE family transcriptional regulator has protein sequence MNKDSSHRAPVLQHVSQNVRRLRNAAALSQNGLAEKSGVSRRMLVAIEAGEKNVSLATLDRIAEALEVAFSDLIQAPDVRDPSRINEVAWAGLIPGSKAVLLAKAAAKREVELWEFCLQPGEVYSSEADPEGWSEQVYVFEGSLGVGLGHEIRYVESGEFFMFASNQIHTYRNDGQLLVRFVRNVVL, from the coding sequence GTGAACAAAGACAGTTCCCATAGAGCGCCAGTGCTACAGCATGTCAGCCAGAACGTACGCCGCCTCCGTAACGCGGCAGCGTTGAGCCAGAACGGCTTGGCGGAAAAATCGGGCGTCAGTCGGCGGATGTTGGTGGCCATCGAGGCGGGCGAAAAAAACGTCAGCCTAGCGACCCTTGATCGGATCGCCGAAGCGCTGGAAGTGGCGTTCAGCGATCTTATCCAGGCGCCGGATGTGCGTGACCCCAGCCGGATTAACGAAGTGGCTTGGGCTGGTTTGATTCCGGGAAGCAAGGCCGTGCTGTTGGCCAAGGCAGCGGCGAAACGTGAGGTTGAGTTGTGGGAATTTTGCCTGCAGCCCGGCGAAGTCTATTCTTCCGAAGCCGACCCGGAAGGCTGGAGCGAGCAGGTGTATGTATTTGAGGGAAGTCTTGGGGTCGGGCTGGGGCACGAAATACGCTACGTCGAAAGTGGCGAGTTTTTTATGTTTGCCAGTAACCAAATCCATACCTATCGCAATGACGGCCAGTTATTGGTGCGCTTCGTTCGAAACGTCGTGTTGTAA
- a CDS encoding monovalent cation/H+ antiporter subunit A has translation MSLIVLLLLPFIGSCLAALLPHNARNAESILAGVLSLAGAIQVALWYPQIAHGGVIHQEFFWLPSLGLNFSLRMDGLAWLFSMLVLGIGALVSLYARYYMSPDDPVPRFFAFFLAFMGAMLGLVISGNLIQIVFFWELTSLFSFLLIGYWHHRADARRGAYMALVVTGAGGLALLVGVMLLGHVVGSYDLDKVLAAGDQIRAHALYPILLPLILIGALSKSAQFPFHFWLPHAMAAPTPVSAYLHSATMVKAGVFLLARFWPALSGSEQWFWIVSGAGACTLLLGAYSAIFQTDLKGLLAYSTISHLGLITLLLGLNSPLAAVAAVFHILNHATFKASLFMAAGIIDHESGTRDIRRLSGLIKLMPYTATLAMVASAAMAGVPLLNGFLSKEMFFAETVFISSTAWVEVALPIVATIAGALSVAYSLRFTVDVFFGPKATDLPHIPHEPPRWMRVPVELLVLTCLIVGIFPAQSVGPLLAAAAQPVVGGTLPAYSLAIWHGWNTPMIMSMVAMGGGIVLFLLLRTSFKQQRFNGPPLVSRLNGKRLFERALVLKMRWARRFERMVSTRRLQAQLFLLVFVALIAGWIPLFHSGLSWGDRPKIPGSGVFVTLWLIAIACAIGAAWQAKYHRLAALTMVSVCGLMTCMTFVWFSAPDLALTQLVVEVVTTVLILLGLRWLPRRNENVAPSPDSLKRARTRRLRDLALSGLVGGGMALISFAMLTRPTPNTISSFYLSRALPQGGGSNVVNVMLVDFRGFDTLGEITVLAAVALTIFALLRRFRPPKESIPLPAQQRLLARDVVTDLVNPRSASDTALGFMMVPAVLVRLLLPIAFVASMYLFMRGHNQPGGGFVAGLVMSVAFILQYMVAGTQWVEAQMSLRPLRWMGTGLFCATLTGLGAMTLGYPFLTTHTAHLNLPLLGDLHIASALFFDIGVYAVVVGSTLLILTALAHQSVRSHRPTSLPKPIATQGAA, from the coding sequence ATGTCCCTGATAGTTCTGCTGCTATTGCCCTTTATCGGCAGCTGTCTGGCGGCATTGTTACCGCACAACGCGCGTAACGCCGAATCGATTCTGGCAGGCGTGCTTAGCTTGGCCGGGGCGATCCAAGTTGCGTTGTGGTATCCGCAAATTGCTCACGGCGGCGTGATCCACCAAGAGTTCTTTTGGCTGCCCAGTCTGGGCCTGAACTTCTCGTTGCGAATGGACGGCTTGGCCTGGCTGTTTTCGATGCTGGTGCTAGGTATCGGCGCGCTGGTATCGCTTTACGCCCGGTATTACATGTCCCCCGACGACCCTGTGCCGCGCTTTTTCGCGTTTTTTCTCGCATTTATGGGGGCGATGCTGGGTCTGGTCATTTCCGGCAACCTGATCCAGATCGTATTTTTCTGGGAGCTGACCAGCCTGTTTTCTTTCCTGTTGATTGGCTATTGGCACCACCGTGCCGATGCGCGACGGGGAGCCTATATGGCATTGGTGGTGACCGGTGCCGGCGGATTGGCATTGTTGGTCGGCGTCATGCTTCTGGGTCATGTGGTCGGCAGTTACGACCTGGATAAAGTGCTCGCAGCGGGTGACCAGATCCGAGCCCACGCGTTGTACCCCATACTCCTGCCGTTGATTTTGATCGGCGCCCTAAGCAAAAGCGCGCAATTTCCGTTTCACTTCTGGCTGCCCCACGCCATGGCTGCGCCGACGCCGGTATCGGCTTATTTGCATTCGGCGACGATGGTCAAAGCCGGGGTATTTTTGCTGGCGAGGTTCTGGCCAGCGCTATCGGGCAGCGAACAATGGTTCTGGATCGTTAGTGGCGCGGGCGCCTGCACGCTGCTGCTCGGCGCGTATTCGGCGATTTTCCAGACAGACCTAAAAGGCTTGCTGGCATATTCAACCATCAGTCATCTGGGATTGATAACGCTCCTGCTTGGCCTGAACAGCCCGTTGGCGGCTGTTGCAGCCGTGTTCCACATCCTCAACCACGCCACGTTCAAAGCTTCGCTGTTCATGGCCGCAGGGATCATCGACCACGAAAGCGGCACCCGTGATATTCGACGGCTCAGTGGCTTGATCAAACTCATGCCCTATACCGCCACCTTGGCCATGGTTGCCAGCGCAGCCATGGCCGGCGTACCGCTGCTCAACGGTTTTTTGTCCAAGGAAATGTTCTTCGCCGAGACCGTGTTCATCTCTTCCACCGCGTGGGTCGAGGTCGCTCTGCCCATAGTGGCAACCATTGCCGGGGCTCTCAGCGTTGCCTACTCGTTACGCTTTACGGTGGATGTGTTTTTCGGTCCAAAGGCTACCGACTTGCCCCATATCCCTCACGAACCGCCACGCTGGATGCGGGTCCCGGTGGAACTGCTGGTATTGACTTGCCTGATCGTCGGAATCTTTCCTGCGCAGTCCGTAGGTCCGTTGTTGGCTGCGGCCGCACAACCGGTGGTGGGGGGCACGCTGCCGGCGTACAGCCTGGCGATCTGGCACGGTTGGAACACGCCGATGATCATGAGCATGGTGGCCATGGGCGGCGGCATCGTGCTGTTTCTGCTGTTGCGTACCTCGTTCAAACAGCAGCGTTTTAACGGACCACCGCTGGTTTCTCGCTTGAATGGAAAACGCCTTTTCGAACGAGCCCTTGTGCTTAAAATGCGCTGGGCACGTCGTTTTGAGCGAATGGTCAGCACCCGCCGCTTACAGGCGCAGTTATTTTTGCTGGTGTTCGTGGCACTGATCGCCGGCTGGATTCCACTGTTTCATAGTGGTTTAAGTTGGGGGGATCGACCAAAAATACCCGGCTCCGGGGTGTTCGTAACCTTGTGGCTCATTGCAATCGCTTGTGCCATTGGCGCTGCATGGCAGGCTAAATATCACCGTCTTGCGGCACTGACCATGGTCAGCGTCTGCGGCTTGATGACCTGTATGACTTTCGTCTGGTTCTCTGCACCGGACCTGGCCTTGACCCAGCTGGTGGTGGAGGTCGTCACTACGGTACTGATTTTGCTCGGGCTGCGTTGGCTGCCCAGGCGTAACGAGAATGTCGCGCCATCACCCGACAGTCTCAAGCGCGCACGCACGCGACGGCTACGAGATCTGGCACTGTCGGGACTCGTCGGTGGCGGCATGGCGTTAATCTCTTTCGCCATGCTGACTCGGCCAACACCCAATACGATTTCGTCTTTTTATCTCAGTCGCGCGTTACCCCAAGGCGGCGGCAGCAACGTAGTAAACGTCATGCTGGTGGACTTTCGTGGCTTCGACACGCTAGGTGAAATCACCGTATTGGCCGCCGTGGCGCTTACCATATTCGCTTTGCTCAGACGTTTCCGCCCGCCCAAGGAAAGCATTCCACTGCCCGCGCAACAACGCCTGTTGGCCCGCGACGTGGTGACCGATCTGGTCAACCCGCGCAGCGCCAGCGACACAGCGTTGGGTTTCATGATGGTGCCTGCCGTCTTGGTGCGTTTGCTCCTGCCCATCGCGTTTGTGGCGTCGATGTACTTATTCATGCGCGGGCACAATCAGCCCGGTGGTGGTTTCGTTGCCGGATTGGTGATGTCGGTGGCGTTCATTTTGCAGTACATGGTCGCGGGCACGCAGTGGGTCGAAGCGCAAATGAGCCTGCGACCCTTGCGCTGGATGGGCACTGGCCTTTTCTGCGCGACCCTGACAGGGCTGGGTGCCATGACCTTGGGTTATCCCTTCCTCACGACCCATACCGCGCATCTAAATCTGCCCTTACTGGGTGACCTGCATATCGCCAGCGCGCTGTTTTTCGACATCGGCGTATACGCCGTGGTGGTGGGTTCGACCTTGCTGATTCTCACGGCGTTGGCCCACCAATCGGTGCGTAGCCATCGTCCGACCTCACTGCCCAAACCCATCGCCACGCAAGGAGCCGCCTGA
- a CDS encoding DMT family transporter → MQSMRLTPRISKAEAVLILITVIWGGTFLWVQHALSSSGPLFFVGLRFAAAASIVALFSLRILRDLTRLEFKAGVLIGVAIMLGYGLQTIGLQTIPSSQSAFITALYVPFVPLLQWLVLGRRPGLMPSLGIGLAFAGLVLLSGPNGASLNLSPGEIATVVSAIAIAAEIILISAYAGKVDVRRVTVVQLATASLLSFLIVVPTAESLPKFSWLLVISAMGLGAASAAIQVAMNWAQKTVSPTRATVIYAGEPVWAGVAGRLAGERLPAIALVGAALIVAGVIVSEIKGRTKAKVRNEQDEINWVGKED, encoded by the coding sequence ATGCAGTCTATGCGCCTGACGCCTCGCATCAGTAAAGCAGAAGCGGTTCTGATCCTGATCACGGTGATCTGGGGCGGAACCTTTCTATGGGTACAACATGCCCTGAGTTCCAGCGGGCCATTGTTCTTTGTAGGCTTACGGTTTGCCGCCGCGGCATCCATCGTCGCGTTGTTTTCGCTGCGCATCTTACGCGACCTGACGCGGCTGGAATTCAAGGCCGGCGTCTTGATTGGTGTAGCAATAATGCTGGGCTATGGACTGCAAACGATCGGTTTGCAAACCATCCCCAGCAGTCAGTCAGCATTTATTACTGCGTTATATGTACCTTTTGTGCCGTTGCTGCAATGGCTGGTGCTCGGGCGGCGCCCAGGACTGATGCCCAGCCTTGGCATCGGTTTGGCGTTCGCCGGTTTAGTCCTATTGTCCGGTCCCAATGGCGCCTCACTTAATCTCAGCCCCGGCGAGATAGCCACCGTGGTCAGCGCCATCGCTATCGCCGCAGAAATCATCCTGATCAGCGCCTACGCCGGCAAAGTCGATGTGCGTCGGGTGACTGTAGTCCAGTTGGCCACCGCATCTTTATTGTCGTTTTTGATCGTAGTTCCAACGGCAGAATCCTTGCCAAAATTTTCATGGCTGTTGGTTATCAGCGCGATGGGGCTTGGTGCTGCCAGCGCTGCCATTCAGGTGGCCATGAACTGGGCGCAAAAAACCGTCTCACCAACTCGCGCAACGGTTATCTACGCAGGCGAACCTGTCTGGGCGGGAGTCGCCGGCCGCCTGGCGGGCGAACGTTTGCCTGCCATTGCATTAGTTGGCGCAGCATTGATCGTGGCGGGCGTGATCGTCAGTGAAATAAAAGGACGAACAAAGGCGAAGGTCCGAAATGAACAGGATGAAATTAATTGGGTAGGCAAGGAGGATTGA
- a CDS encoding FAD/NAD(P)-binding protein — MSTSQLEQANRAVRTADILIVGGGLSGSMLAAQLLRLPGKRHILIIETRSELGRGEAYSASELGHTLNGNAARMSVEPDDPDDLTRWLGRYIAAGGWPESAEQAVPVAELFPPRGIFGLYVQQRLAEAQALGATYGSSLEHVCDEAIDLQSSDFGVRITLKSGKQLQGKFAILATGLFPAARTPQRETSGLNAAAVDPWDVRTMSQLDPQAKVLIIGAGLTMVDALVSLQQAGHRGPIEVFSRHGLLPHVRRQPPAWVDFLADDHSIRSTRQLLRKVREQCQQAIAQGIDWQAPLDTVRAHIGRLWNQASDLQRRQFVRHVRPWWESHHHRSAPLSAALLAKLVKEGRLTIHAASFKELEMLSTGQLQICVRRRGEAEPSHIIGDALINSSGIEYDWRRVDRPLPKNLLSRCLIQPGHLALGIAVHASGALLDAQGDISKRLFAMGPPLRGMWWETTAVTDVASQAKALAERLVSLR; from the coding sequence ATGTCCACGTCGCAGCTTGAACAGGCAAACCGCGCTGTCCGTACCGCCGATATCCTGATTGTCGGCGGTGGATTAAGTGGCAGCATGCTCGCTGCTCAATTGCTACGACTGCCGGGTAAGCGGCACATTTTGATTATTGAGACTCGCAGTGAATTAGGGCGGGGTGAAGCCTACAGTGCCAGCGAATTGGGCCACACTCTGAATGGGAATGCTGCACGAATGAGCGTCGAGCCCGATGATCCTGATGACTTGACTCGCTGGCTTGGTCGTTACATCGCGGCCGGCGGTTGGCCTGAATCCGCCGAACAAGCGGTGCCGGTGGCCGAACTGTTCCCTCCAAGGGGGATTTTTGGCCTTTACGTTCAGCAAAGACTGGCTGAAGCCCAAGCCCTGGGTGCCACTTACGGATCGAGCCTGGAGCATGTGTGCGATGAAGCGATTGACCTGCAAAGCAGCGATTTCGGCGTACGCATAACGCTTAAGAGCGGTAAACAGTTGCAAGGCAAGTTCGCTATTCTGGCCACGGGTCTGTTTCCCGCCGCGCGCACGCCGCAACGTGAGACCAGCGGGCTCAATGCGGCAGCGGTCGATCCTTGGGACGTTCGCACCATGAGCCAACTCGACCCGCAGGCTAAAGTGCTGATCATCGGCGCCGGGCTGACCATGGTCGATGCGTTAGTTTCGCTGCAACAGGCGGGGCATCGAGGACCCATTGAAGTGTTTTCGCGCCACGGTTTGTTACCGCACGTTCGTCGACAACCGCCGGCATGGGTGGATTTCTTGGCCGACGACCACAGTATTCGTAGCACGCGTCAGTTGTTGCGCAAGGTGCGCGAGCAATGCCAGCAAGCCATCGCGCAAGGCATCGATTGGCAAGCACCTCTGGATACGGTGCGCGCCCACATTGGCCGTTTGTGGAATCAGGCCAGTGATCTGCAGCGCCGGCAGTTCGTTCGCCATGTTCGGCCTTGGTGGGAGAGCCATCACCACCGCTCTGCACCCTTGAGCGCAGCGTTGTTAGCGAAGCTAGTCAAGGAAGGCCGGCTAACGATCCATGCGGCGTCGTTTAAAGAGTTGGAAATGCTATCCACAGGGCAGTTGCAAATTTGCGTCCGTCGACGAGGCGAGGCCGAACCCTCTCATATCATTGGTGATGCGCTGATCAATTCTTCGGGCATCGAATACGATTGGCGGCGAGTGGATCGGCCGCTACCTAAAAATCTGTTGTCCCGGTGCTTGATTCAACCGGGACATTTGGCGCTGGGCATTGCAGTACATGCCAGCGGCGCGTTGCTTGATGCGCAGGGGGATATATCGAAGAGACTGTTTGCGATGGGACCACCGTTGCGCGGTATGTGGTGGGAAACCACGGCGGTAACCGATGTTGCGAGTCAGGCTAAAGCGCTTGCTGAACGACTGGTTTCACTGCGTTAG